From the genome of Streptacidiphilus rugosus AM-16, one region includes:
- a CDS encoding ROK family protein, which yields MLQERTTAPHPRPLTPAPARTVIGIDFGGTKTEIALAGPDGAVLRRRRLDTLAERGPDQILARAAETVRALAAEAEADLGAPVAAHAAVAPGVIQPDRILLTPNLPGWERLALADRLAGELDVPAVAVANDVRAGALAELRFGALRGVDPGMYVSLGTGIAAALTVGGRVLAGARHAAGEIGYMNPGDAPADAVALGRAPLEELVAGKGLSERALARLGVPLTATELFAGAEPAAKELAAETLTVLARALANLSVFVDPARIVLGGGMMASAATLLPALTRLVGQATPFPPELRTARFLKDASLHGALALALDSLDPLGTDVAAAPFTALRLEAIR from the coding sequence ATGCTGCAAGAACGCACCACCGCGCCCCACCCCCGCCCGCTCACCCCCGCGCCCGCCCGCACCGTGATCGGCATCGACTTCGGCGGCACCAAGACCGAGATCGCCCTGGCCGGACCGGACGGCGCGGTGCTGCGCCGCCGCCGGCTGGACACGCTGGCCGAACGCGGCCCCGACCAGATCCTGGCCCGCGCCGCCGAGACCGTCCGCGCGCTCGCGGCCGAGGCCGAGGCCGATCTCGGCGCACCCGTCGCCGCGCACGCCGCGGTCGCCCCGGGCGTGATCCAGCCGGACCGGATCCTGCTCACCCCCAACCTGCCCGGCTGGGAACGGCTGGCGCTGGCCGACCGGCTCGCGGGGGAACTGGACGTCCCCGCGGTCGCCGTCGCCAACGACGTACGCGCCGGAGCCCTCGCCGAACTGCGCTTCGGCGCGCTGCGCGGCGTGGACCCCGGCATGTACGTCAGCCTCGGCACCGGGATCGCCGCCGCGCTCACCGTCGGCGGCCGGGTACTGGCCGGGGCGCGCCACGCCGCCGGGGAGATCGGCTACATGAACCCCGGCGACGCCCCGGCCGACGCGGTCGCCCTCGGCCGGGCCCCGCTGGAGGAACTCGTCGCCGGCAAGGGTCTGAGCGAGCGCGCCCTCGCCCGGCTGGGCGTCCCGCTGACCGCCACCGAACTGTTCGCCGGCGCCGAACCGGCCGCGAAGGAGCTGGCGGCGGAGACCCTGACGGTGCTTGCCCGGGCGCTGGCCAACCTGTCGGTCTTCGTCGACCCGGCCAGGATCGTGCTGGGCGGCGGCATGATGGCGTCCGCCGCGACGTTGCTGCCCGCGCTGACCCGACTGGTCGGGCAGGCCACGCCGTTCCCGCCGGAGCTGCGCACCGCGCGTTTCCTCAAGGACGCCTCCCTGCACGGCGCGCTGGCCCTGGCCCTCGACTCGCTCGACCCCCTCGGCACCGACGTCGCTGCCGCCCCCTTCACCGCCCTGCGACTGGAAGCGATCCGATGA